DNA sequence from the Sinorhizobium sp. RAC02 genome:
TTGAGGTGCTGGAGCAATTCCGGGAAACCGCAAGGCGGTTTTCCTGGAATTGCGGAAGCTGGAGCCTTGGGAGGGGTTCAGAATGCAGAAATATCTGTTGGGGCTCGATGCCGGCAACACGGTCATCAAGGCGGTGATCTTTGACCTCACAGGCCGGGAAGTGGCGCATGCGGGGGAGGAGGGGCATAGCCGCATGCCATGCCCCGGCCATGTCGAGCGCGATCTCGGCGAACTCTGGGCCAATGCGAAACGCGTCATCCGCACCTGCCTCGACAAGGCGGGCATTGCGGCGAGCGACATCGCCGCCATCGGATGCGCCGGCCACGGCAACGGGCTTTATGCGCTCGACCGGGACGGCGAACCGCTGATCGGCATCCAGTCGATCGACACGCGCGCCACCGGCCTCGTCGAGGAGTGGCTGGCGGAAGGTGTGGGCGATCGCACCTATCCCATCGCCCGCCAGCGCCCCTGGCCATCCCAGACGCCGACGCTGCTCGCCTGGCTGAAGCGCTACAGGCCGGACGTCTTCAAGCGTATCGGCACGGTATTCTACTCCAAGGATTTCGTCGTCAACCGCCTGACCGGCGAGCGCGTCAGCGAGATGTCGGACATGTCCGGCGCAGGCCTGCTCGATCTCTCCGCCCGTCGCTACGACAAGGTGCTGATGGAGGCCTACGGCCTTGGTGATTGCCTGGAGCTGCTGCCGCGACTGATCGAAAGCGCCGACATCGCCGGGCGGGTGACGGAAGCGGTGGCCAAGGAGACGGGGCTCGCCGCCGGCACGCCTGTCATCGGCGGGTTGTTCGACGTCGTCGCCTCCGCGCTCGGCTCGGGCGTCTCGCGCACCGGCAGCGCCTCGATCATCGCCGGTACCTGGAGCATCAATCAGGTCATCATCGACAGTCCCGATCTCGACGGTCCGGTTTTCATGTCCTCGACCTTCGACCGCACGCGCTACATGGCGATGGAAAACAGCGCCACCTCGGCGGCAAATCTCGAATGGCTGGTGCGTGAATTCTTCGAAGGCGAGCATGCGGAGGGCGTTTCGCCGTTCGATGCAGCTTGTGCGCTGGCCGCGGCAGTGGAGCCTGCGGCAGATGATCCGCTCTATCACCCCTATCTCTACGGCGCGCAACAGGACGGCCATGCGCGTGCCGGCTTTTACGGCATTGCCGGCTGGCATACCAAAGGACACCTGATCCGCGCGCTGCTCGAAGGTGTCGCCTTCGGCCACCGCCAACATGTCGAGACGATCCGCAAGGCGGGTGCGACATTCGAGGAGGCGGTGCTGTCCGGTGGCGGTTCGCGCAGCCTTCTCTGGCCGCAAATTTTTGCGGATGCGCTGCGCGTGCCCGTGACCGTCGCCGTGTCGCGCGAGACGGGCGCTCTTGGTGCGGCAATCGCGGCGGGCACGGGCGTCGGCCTGTTTGCGGATTTCACCGATGGCGCAAATGCCATGGTGCGCACGGACCGGCACTATAGGCCAAACAGCGCCCTTGCCGCGCACTATGACCGGCGGTACGCCCTCTACAAGGACATTACGGAAGCCATGACACCGCTCTGGCGTCGGCTTTCGGCAACCGAACCCAGAGCAACCGGAGTTGCGGCGTGACTTTGCATGATACAGAAACGCCGGTCGACGAGGGCACCTACGATTTCATTATCGTCGGCGCCGGCTCGGCCGGCTGCGTCCTGGCAAACCGGCTCTCGGCCGATCCGAAGAACCGGGTGCTGCTGCTCGAGGCCGGTGGCACGGACCGCTATCACTGGGTGCATGTACCGATCGGCTATCTCTTCTGCATGGGCAATCCGCGCACCGACTGGATGATGAAGACGGCCGCGGAAGCCGGGCTCAACGGCCGCACGCTGAACTATCCGCGTGGAAAGTTACTGGGCGGCTGCTCGTCGATCAACGGCATGATCTATATGCGCGGGCAGGCGGCCGACTATGACGGCTGGCGGCAGGCCGGCAATGCCGGCTGGGGCTGGGACGAGGTTCTGCCCTACTTCCTGAAGTCGGAAGACAATTATCGCGGCAAATCCGCCATGCACGGGGCCGGCGGTGAATGGCGCGTCGAGCGTCAGCGCCTGTCCTGGCCGATCCTCGATGCGTTCCGCGATGCGGCGGAGGAACTCGGGGTTCCGAAGACCGACGACTTCAACGACGGCGACAATGAAGGCTCCGGCTATTTTGAGGTGAACCAGCGCGGCGGCCTGCGCTGGAACACGACGAAGGCCTTCCTGCGGCCTGCCATGAAACGGAAGAACCTCCGCGTCCTCACGGGGGCCGAGACTGAGCGGCTGGAATTCGAGGGCAAGGCGATCTCCGGCGTCCGCTTCCGTCTTGGTGGGCGGCTCTGCATCGCGCGGGCTTCCCGCGAAGTCGTGCTGTCGGCCGGCGCCATCAATTCGCCGAAGATCCTGGAACTGTCCGGCATAGGCCGGCCGGATGTGCTCTCGACGCTCGATCTTCCCGTGCAGCACGCGCTTCAGGGCGTCGGTGAAAACCTTCAGGATCACCTGCAGATCCGCACGGTCTTCAAGATCGAGGGCGCACGCACGCTGAACCAGCTCTACCACAACCTGTTCAGCCGCGCCGGCATGGGCCTGCAATATGCTTTTAACCGTTCCGGCCCGCTCTCCATGGCCCCGAGCCAGCTCGGCATCTTTGCGAAAAGTGATCCGGCCGTCGCCACGGCCGATCTCGAATACCATGTCCAGCCGCTCAGCACCGATCGGCTCGGCGAGCCGCTGCACCGCTACCCGGCCGTCACGGTTTCCGTCTGCAATCTGAGGCCCGAAAGCCGCGGTACTGTGCACGTCACGACCCGCGATGGGGCTTTGCCACCGGAAATCCGCCCCAACTACCTTTCGACCGTCGGCGACCGGTTGCTTGCGGCCAAATCGATTCGCCACGCTCGCAGCCTCATGCAGACCAAGGCGATCGATCGCTTCCGTCCGCAGGAAATGCTGCCGGGCCGCGAATACCAGAGCGATGAGGAACTGATCCAGCGCGCTGGCGACATCGCCACAACGATCTTCCACCCCGTCGGCACCTGCAAGATGGGCGACGACCCGATGGCGGTGGTGGATTCGAAGCTCCGTGTGCACGGGGTCGGCAATCTGCGCGTCGTCGATGCCTCGATCATGCCGACGATCGTCTCGGGCAACACGAATTCGCCGGTCATCATGATTGCGGAAAAGGCGGCGGAGGCCATTTTGGCGCGCGCATAGGCAAACGTCTTGCGCTAGTTTGGCATCTCATCGCAGCGTTACTCAATCCAAGGCCTTCGCGACGTGAGCAAGCCGAACTACGGGGACATCGCCCGGCATGCCGGTGTCGGGACCGCCACGGTCGAGCGCGTGCTGAACGGCCGCGGCGGGGTGCGGCCCGATCTGGTCGCGAAGGTGGTCATTGCGGCGCGTAGCCTGAAATACCCGCGCACGCTGCCCGATACCCATCGCGGCTTGCTGCGCATCGAGGTGCTGATGGTGCGCCCCGAGACCACCTTCTATCGACGGCTTTCCAAGGCGTTTGAACGCATTGCCGCCACGCTCGATCCGCTCGCCGTCGTTCACCGCAGCTTCACGGAGGAGATGAAGCCGGAGGAGATCGCCAAACGCATTCTTTCCACCGAGACGCCGAGGGCCGGCCTGATCCTCGCCGTTCCCAACAGCCCGTTGATCAGCGCCGCTGTGGAGGCGGTCATCGCCCGCGGCGTGCCCGTCGTCCATGTCGTGACCCGCGCGTCCGGCAACAGCGCGGAATTCGTCGGCATCGATAATTATGCCGCCGGGCGCACGGCGGCCTATTTCATCGCGCGAATGGCCAAGGTGGAAGGGCCGGTCGTGGCGCTCTGCCACCCGATCTATCAGGTGCATCGAGATCGCATTCGCGGCTTTTCGGACTATTTCCTGGATCATCCAGGGCCGATCGCCTTCGAATGGCTCGGTTACAGCCGGGATGAAGAGAGTTTCAGTGCGGAAACACTCTCCATTGCGCTTGAAAAATACCCAAACCTCGTCGGCCTCTATAATGCGGGCGGAGCGAATTCCGCTTTGATCAGCGTGCTGCGGCGCCATCCACGGGGCCGCGACATCCTGTTCGTCGGGCACGAACTGACCGACTATACACGCACGGCGCTGAGCGAGGGCATCATGGATGTCGTGCTCGACCAGGCACCAGAGGCGCAGGCGCAACGCGCGCTTGATCTCATCCTGCGCCGCATCGGCCTGACGGAGATCGAGCCGGACCGGAATCCCATTCGTTTCATCACCATAACCGCCGAAGGGCTTTGATCTGATTTGATCAAGGAAGCCTTCGCCATTCCACGGCGCTCCTGATAATTTTCAAGTCAGGAGGAGAGCCGGCGTTCCAACCAGAACGTACGGGTAAGGCGCATCACGCGCTCTCCTTTCACAAATTGTGCGGGCCAAAACCCGAAGGAGAGCGCAATGGACGATCTGAAATATGGCAAGCGCAACAAGCGCGGCGACTGGGCGCCGAACGAGCCGGTTGAAACCGCGCCGCTCTTCGTCTTTCCGCCGAAACTGATGGCAGTCGTGAAATGGCTGCCGCATTACTTCTTCCCGTGGAATGTGATCTTTGCCCTGTCGGCGGTCGCCTATTGGGCTTGGGTCATCCCGTCTGTCGAAACCATGCAGACATTGAGCATTGGCTGGGCCGCCTGGCTTTATGCCGTGAATGCGGTCTGCGTTCTCCTCTTCTACGGCGCCTTCGAGGTCCACCTCTATGTGCTGAAGCGGCAGGAAAACCGCTTCAAGTACAATGGAAAATTCCCCTCAGACCAGAAGAACAAGGCCTTCTGGTTCGAAAGCCAGAACCTCGACAACATCCTGCGCACGTTCCTTTCGGGCGTCACTATCTGGACGGCCATCGAAGTGGCCATGCTCTGGGCCTATGCCAACGGCTATGCACCCTGGCTGAGCTTTTCGGAGAACCCGTGGACACTGGCGCTCGTGGCCCTCGTGGTGCCGATCATTCACGAATTCCACTTCTTTTGCATCCACCGGCTCATCCACACGCCGTTCCTCTACAAGTGGGTGCATTCGGTCCACCATAATTCCGTGAATCCGTCGCCTTGGTCGTCGCTGTCGATGCATCCGGTCGAGCATCTGCTTTATCTCGGTACCGCCTTCTACCACCTTATCCTGCCATCCAACCCGATCCTCATGCTCTACCAGCTGCACTATGCGGGCTTCGGCGCCATCCCCGGCCATGTCGGCTTCGACAAGGTCGAGGTGGGCGAGGACAAGCTGGTCGATAGCCACGCCTATGCGCACTACCTGCACCACAAATATTTCGAGGTGAACTATGGCGACGCGCTGATCCCGCTCGATAAGTGGTTCGGCACCTGGCACGACGGCTCGACAGAGGGCGAGGCGCAGATGCAGGAGCGCTACCGCAAGCGCAAGGAAAAGCTCGCCGCCCGCAAGGCCCGCGCTGAAATCCAGGGAGCAGCAGAATGACCTGGGTTCCCGCTTGCAAGCTCGACGATATCGAACAGGGAGGCGCCATTCGCTTCGACCATGGCGGCCGCACCTACGCGATCTACCGCGCCCCCGATGACCAGGTCTACTGCACGGCCGGCCTCTGCACCCATGAGGCGATCCATCTCGCGGATGGGCTGGTCATGGATTTCGAGGTGGAATGTCCCAAGCATTCCGGCGTCTTCGACTATCGCACCGGCGAGGCCATCCGGCTTCCCGCCTGCGAGAACCTGAAAACCTATCCGGCGGAGGTCGTCGACGGAGAGGTTCGCGTGGCCCTGACTTAGGGGCACGCTTTAGAGACCGGGCCCGACCGGGCCTCCGGAATGCGATCGGGTGAGCCGGCACCCATTGGGAGGATACGATGAAATCCATGTACCTGGCGGCCGCCCTGGCCGCCTTGATGGGAAGTGCTGCCTCGGCGGAGACGATCGGCGTCTCCATGCAGAGCTTCGACAACAACTTCCAGACGCTTCTGCGCGAAGGCATCAGTGCCCGGGCTTCGGCTGTCAACGGCGTCAACGTGCAGATCGAGGATGCGCAGACCGACATTTCCAAGCAGCTCAACCAGGTGAACAACTTCATCGCGGCTGGCGTGGACGCCATCGTCATGACGCTGACGGACACGTCCGCCGCACCCGGCATCAGCGAAGCGGCCGAGAAGGCGGGCATTCCGTTGGTCTATCTCAACCTTGAGCCTGACAATGTCGGCAAGCTGCCGGAAAAGCAGGCCTATGTCGGATCGAAGGAAACGGATTCCGGAAAACTGGGCGCGGAAGCCGCCTGTTCGATCCTGAAGGAGAAGGGCAAGGCCAGTGATGCACAGGTCTATATCCTGATGGGCGATCTCGCGCACCAGGCCTCGCGCGACCGCACCTCCTCGTTCAAGGAAACGCTGGCGGCAAGCGACTGCAAGACCGTAACCTTTGCCGACGAGCAGTCCGGCGCCTGGACGCGCACCAACGCGATGGACCTGACGACCAACTGGATCACCGCCGGCCAGCCGATCGACGTGGTCTTCGCCAACAATGACGAAATGGCGATCGGCGCCATCCAGGCACTCAAGGCGGCGGGTGTCTCGATGGAGGACGTGATCGTCGTTGGCATCGACGCCACGCAGGACGGCCTTGCCGCCATGGCGGCCGGCGATCTCGACGCGACCGTGTTCCAGAACGCCAAGGGCCAGTCAGCCAGCGCGGTGAATGCCGCGGTCGCGTTGGTGCGCGGCGAGCCGGTCGAAAAGCAGGTCTGGGTGCCGTTCGAACTCGTCACACCGAAGAACATGGCCGACTACGCCAACAAGAACTGATCCTCCCCCTGGCCGGCGCATCTCCAGGATGTGCCGGTCCCTTTCACATGGAGACACCATGGACGGTATCGTCATCATCGGCGCAGGCGAGGCCGGCACAAGGGCGGCCTTTGCCGCACGCGAAGCAGGGTTTGCCGACGCCGTTACGCTGGTTGGCTCGGAACCGCACCTGCCCTACGAACGCCCGCCGCTGTCTAAGCCGCTCGAAGGCACTGTACAGATGAAGGCGATCTGCGGGGCCGAAGTACTGGAAGCCGCAGGCATCGACTATCTTCGGGGCGTCTCGGCAGCGGGTCTTGATACAGGTCTGCGGAGCGTGACGCTGAGTGATGGTCGTTCCCTGCACTATGAAAAACTGCTCCTCGCCACGGGTGCGCGGCCCAGACAATTGGGCTGCCCCGGGGCACACCACGCGCTCGACTTCCGAACCTATGCAGATGCGACGGCGATCTTCTCCCGCGCGCAAGCCGGCGGGCGTGTCGCGATCATCGGCGGTGGTCTGATCGGTATGGAGCTTGCAGCCGTGCTGCGTGCCAAAGGTGCTGCCGTCAGCATTATCGAGGTGGCACCAAAACCGCTTGGACGGGTCATTCCCCCGCGCTTTGCTGCGAAATTGCATGCCCGGCATGTGGAAGAAGGCGTCCAGTTTCATCTGGGGCAAGGCATTGCGGAAATCACGCCGGGCTCGGTCCTGCTTGCTGACGGCAGTCAAGTGCGCGCGGATATCGTTGTCGCTGCAATCGGCGTTCTGCCGGATATGGCGCTGGCTGAAGCGGCGGGGCTCGCCACCGGCAACGGCATCCTGACGGATGTTTCCCTTCGCACCAGCGATCCGCACGTTTTCGCGGCCGGAGACTGCGCCGCGATATCCCACGCCGGTGGCGGGCATATTCGGTTCGAGAGTTGGCGAAATGCCCGCAGCCAGGCCGAGACGGCCGGCCGGAACATGGCCGGAGCAAACGAGACCTTTGCCGCCGCCCCGTGGTTCTGGTCGGATCAATATGATCTCGGTTTGCAGGTCGCGGGCTTGCCATTGCCGTCGTATCAGAGCGTGGTGCGGTCCGTCGGTGAAGGGGAACTGGAATTCTTCCTCGACAACGGATGCCTTGTGGCAGCGGCGGGCCTTGGCCCCGGAAACAGCCTCGCCAAGGATATCAAACTGGCCGAGATGCTGATCGCCGCCGGGATAAACCCCGATCCTGAAGCGCTTGAAGATCCAGGTGTGAACCTCAAATCGCTTTTGAAAAGCGCGCGTGCAGCCTGATGCAGACCTTGCTCTTCTTCCAATCCCTCTGGGCCATGGAGCGCCGGCACACGGACGGCCACGAACGCAGTCTTGCGGAAAACGTCGCGATGATCGCCGATGCCTGTTTCGACGGTATCAGCGCGCACTATACCAACCGCGTTGGTGTCACGCGCCTCAATGAGGGCATCGTGGGGACTGGCCTGAAGATCGAGGGCGTCTGCTTTCCGCGTGCGGTCGATGACCTGCGCCTGCCGCTGGAGCTTGCAGCCGAATATCCCGTCAGTCACATCAACCTGCAGCCGGATATCCGACTGCGCCGGGTGGAGGATTGCCTGCCGCTGCTCGACGGCTGGATGCGGCTTGCCGAGGACGCGGGCATTCCCGTGTTCATCGAAACGCACCGTGACCGGATGACGACGGACCTGTTCTTCACGCTGGACCTTTTGGACCAGCGGCCAGAGCTGCCGCTCCTCGCCGACCTGTCGCATTTCCTAGTCGGTCGGGAGTTTGCCTTTCCGGTCGAGGAGGAGAACCACGCGCTGATCCGGCGCATCCTGCGCAATACGCAGGCCTTTCACGGACGCATCGCGTCACGCGAGCAGGTGCAGATCGAAATTTCCTTTCCGCATCATCGTCCCTGGGTCGATCTCTTCCTCGAATGGTGGGACTACGGATTTCGCAGCTGGCGGTCGCGTGCAGCCGATGATGCCAAACTCGTCTTCACCTGTGAACTCGGCCCCAAGCCCTACGCGATCACCGGCAGGGACGGCAATGACACGACGGACCGCTGGGCGGAGGCGCTCATGCTGCGACAGATGGTGCGCGATCTGTGGAACGCGACGGGGTAACCGCCTTCCACATAAGGGATGAGGGCAACGACCCGTTGGCGCCCTGACGGTAACCGCGTCGTATCTCCTCCCGTCGCGGTTGAAAGGAGAGGGGTGGCTCCCGGCCGCCCCTCTTCTGTCGTCCGATAGGTGCGGCGATGCCGTTCGGTGGCTGCAGGCGATAGGAATTCCCTATCAAGCCATACGAACCGTCCCCTTGATCATTCCTGACGGATCGCAAATACAGGAGGAATGGCTACTACCTTTATCGGCAAAAAGTCCTCTGCAGCCGGCGGCTGGGGAGCGTTGAAGAGTTGCGGCAAGCGGTTGCTCGAGAGCGGCATGCCGATCTCCGGTGCCCGCACCCTCTTGAAGGCCAACCAGCCGGACGGCTTCGATTGCCCCGGCTGTGCCTGGGGCGACCCGGAGCACGGCTCCTCCTTCGAATTCTGCGAGAACGGCGTGAAGGCCGTGGCGTGGGAAGCAACGGAAAAGCGGGCCACGCCGGCCTTTTTCGCCGCACACACCGTTTCGGACCTCCGCAAGCTGACGGACTATGAACTGGAGCTCCACGGCCGGTTGACGCATCCGATGCGCTACGACGCGGCAAGCGACACCTATCTGCCGGTCGCGTGGGACGACGCCTTTGCCGAGATCGGCGCCATCCTCAAAAGCCTGGAAAACCCGGATCGTGCGGAGTTCTACACGTCCGGTCGCGCCAGCAACGAGGCGGCCTACCTCTACCAGCTCTTCGTGCGCGTCTATGGAACGAACAATTTTCCCGACTGCTCGAACATGTGCCACGAAGCGAGCGGCGTGGGCCTGCGCCAGGCGATCGGCGTCGGCAAGGGCACGGTGCTGCTGGAGGATTTCGAGAAGGCCGATGCGATCTTCGTGATCGGCCAGAATCCCGGCACGAACCATCCCCGTATGTTGGGGGATCTGCGCCGGGCAGCGATCCGCGGCGCCCGCATCGTCGTCTTCAACCCCATCCGCGAGCGTGGCCTCGAGCGGTTCTCCGATCCGCAGGACAAGATCGAGATGCTGCGCGGTGGTTCGACCGACATTGCCAGCCACTATTTCCAGCCGCAGCTTGGCGGCGACATGGCGGCCGTGCGCGGCATGGCGAAGGCGGTGTTCGCAGCCGAGGATGCGGCAGTCGCCGCCGGCCTTCCAACCATACTCGACCATGCCTTCCTTGCCGAGCATTGCGCCGGTCTTGCCGACTATCGTGCCGCCGTCGAGGCGACGGGCTGGGACGAGATCGAGGACCAGTCCGGCCTGACCCGTGCGGAAATCGAGCGGGCGGCGGACGTCTACATCAATGCCGAGCGCGTCATCTGCACCTGGGCGATGGGGGTCACGCAGCACCTGCACTCCGTCGCGACGATCCGCGAGATCGCCAACTTCATGTTGCTACGCGGCAATATCGGCAGGCCGGGCGCCGGCCTATGCCCGGTGCGCGGCCATTCCAACGTGCAGGGCGACCGTACGGTCGGCATCAACGAAAAACCGCCGGAAGCTTTTCTCGATGCGCTGGCGCAGCATTTCGGTTTCGCCGTGCCGCGCAAACACGGGCACAATGTGCTGTCGGCGATCGGCGCGATGCTGGATGGTTCCGCGCAGGCCTTCATCGGTCTTGGCGGCAATTTCGCCCGCGCGACGCCGGATAGTGCGCTGGTCGAAAAGGCGCTTCGCAACCTCAAACTGACGGTGAACATCGCCACCAAGCCCAATCATTCGCACCTGATGCCGGGCGAGGTCTCCTACATCCTGCCGTGCCTCGGTCGGACCGAGATGGATCTCAATTCCGCGGGCCAGTCGCAGCTCATCAGCGTCGAGGATTCGATGAGCATGGTGCACGGCTCGGCCGGCATCAACCGGCCTGCTTCGCCGCATCTCCTGTCGGAAGTGGCGATCATTGCCGGCATAGCGGCGGCAACCGTCGGCGACAGCGTCATCGGATGGGCGGCGCTTGCCGACGACTATGACCGTGTCCGCGATCATATCGAGGCGACCATTCCGGGTTTCGAGGATTTCAACAAACGCCTGCGCAAGCCGCGCGGCTTTCTGCTGCGCAACACGGCCGCGCATCGGGAATGGGAAACGCCGGCAGGCAAGGCGACGTTCTTCTCCGGGACGCTGCCGCAGGAGACCGTGCATCAGCGGGCAAAGCGTGGCGTCGGGCGTTTTGCCTTGCAGACGTTCCGCTCGCACGACCAGTACAACACGACCGTTTACGGCCTTGATGACCGCTATCGCGGGGTCTACGGCGAACGTCAGGTCATTTTCATTCATCCGGAAGACCTGAAGGCCATGGGGGCCGAGGCGGGGGAGCGGGTGGATGTGATTGGCGACCATGACGACGGTGTCGAGCGCCTGGCGGCGGATTTCCGCTTCGTGCCCTATGATATCCCGCGCGGCAGCATTGCCGGCTACTATCCGGAACTGAACGTGCTGGTACCGCTCGGCAGCGCCGGGGAGGAGAGTGACACGCCGACCTCCAAGTCCGTCATGGTGACTTTCCGCAAGCGCGAGGCGGCGTGAGCGGCGGCGAGCCGGATGTCGACCGTTTCCTGGCCTGCGTCGCACGTCTTCAAGCGGAGGCTCCGCGCCTGACGGCGATACAGGCCGGTCTTCTCGTCGCCGCCCATCTCGGCGTCGCGCATGACAGCCGCACCTTTGCCCGCAAGCTCGGCCTCGCCCATGCCCTCGTGCTACGCGAATTGAACGTCCTTGCCGAGCAAGGCGCCTTACTCCACATCCAAAGTCGCGATGCGCGGACGATGCGCACCGCCTTTACGCCGGGCACGGGAGCCGGGCGTCTTCTCGCATTGCTTCCATAGGGCCCGGCGTCCTGATCCTATGCATCTGAACGCGCCGCAGCGAAGTGCATCTTCCTCGCCATAAAACTATTTGACTAAACATTCAGTTTGTTTCTTACTGCGTCGCGAGGCAACCGCGGGAGGGCGGGCGCGGGGAGATTTGCCCTGGAGGCGGGATGGCAACGGAGGGTCCGCCATCCCTGAAAATCCCGCGCGCAGCAACGTGGCGTTCATTCGCGGACGGTGTGCCTCGTTTCGTCGAATCCAAGGGGGGTTTTCATGCGCATGCTTGTGACTGCCGCCACATCGATCGTCGCCCTTCTTACCTTCGGGCAGGCCCATGCGGAGGGCGTTCTGAACATCTACAATTGGGGGGAATACACCAATCCAAAATTGATCCAGAAATTCGAGGAGACCTACAAGGTCAAGGTGACGGTCACCGACTTCGATTCCAACGATACGGCGCTTGCGAAGGCCCGGCAGGGCGGCAACCAGTTCGATATCGTTGTGCCGTCCTCGACCTTCGTGAAGATCTGGATCGACGAGGGGTTGTTGCTCGAATCCCGCCCCGACCAGATGGAGAATTTCAAGAACATGGACCCGCGCTGGGTGAATGTCGCGTTCGATCCCAGCCGCCGCTATACCGTGCCCTGGCAATGGGGAACGACCGGCGTGCTGGTGGATACCGCCGTCTACTCGGGCGATCCCAACACCTCGGCGATCTTCCTCGATCCACCGCCGGAACTCGTCGGCAAGATCAACGTGCTGCCGGAAATGGGCGACGTGCTCGCGCTTGCCATCTATTACGAAGGTGGCACGGCCTGCACCGACGACCTCGCCATCCTGCGCAAGGTCCGCGACCGCCTCGCGGCTGCGCGCGACAAGTGGGTGGCGCTCGATTATCCGAGCACCGAAAAATTCGTCGACGGCGACTATGCGGCGGGCGTCAACTGGGGTGGCGCCGCCATGCGGGTACGCCTGGTCAGCTCCCGCTATGTCTACGGCTATCCGAAGGAGGGTTATCCGATCTGGATGGACAGCGTCGCGGTTTTGAAGACCGCGCCGAACGTCGAGAACGCAAAACTCTTCCAGAACTTCATCATGGACCCGGAAAACGCCGCGCTGATTTCCGCCTATGCGCGTTACGCGAACGGCATCGTCGGCTCGGAGAAGTACATGCCGGAAGAAATGCGCAATGCGCCGGAAATCGTCGTGCCGGCCGAATTCATCGACAACGGGCATTTCTCGCCGGCCTGTCCGCAGCACGTTACCGACCTCTACACGAAAATCTGGACCGAGGTGCTGAAGTGATGCGCCCTTCCGACAAGACAAACCCATTGGAGCCAAGCATGACCGATCTCGACCTGTGTTACCTGCCCGCCCACGAAGCGCTCCGCCGCTT
Encoded proteins:
- a CDS encoding sugar phosphate isomerase/epimerase, giving the protein MQTLLFFQSLWAMERRHTDGHERSLAENVAMIADACFDGISAHYTNRVGVTRLNEGIVGTGLKIEGVCFPRAVDDLRLPLELAAEYPVSHINLQPDIRLRRVEDCLPLLDGWMRLAEDAGIPVFIETHRDRMTTDLFFTLDLLDQRPELPLLADLSHFLVGREFAFPVEEENHALIRRILRNTQAFHGRIASREQVQIEISFPHHRPWVDLFLEWWDYGFRSWRSRAADDAKLVFTCELGPKPYAITGRDGNDTTDRWAEALMLRQMVRDLWNATG
- a CDS encoding FdhF/YdeP family oxidoreductase; translated protein: MATTFIGKKSSAAGGWGALKSCGKRLLESGMPISGARTLLKANQPDGFDCPGCAWGDPEHGSSFEFCENGVKAVAWEATEKRATPAFFAAHTVSDLRKLTDYELELHGRLTHPMRYDAASDTYLPVAWDDAFAEIGAILKSLENPDRAEFYTSGRASNEAAYLYQLFVRVYGTNNFPDCSNMCHEASGVGLRQAIGVGKGTVLLEDFEKADAIFVIGQNPGTNHPRMLGDLRRAAIRGARIVVFNPIRERGLERFSDPQDKIEMLRGGSTDIASHYFQPQLGGDMAAVRGMAKAVFAAEDAAVAAGLPTILDHAFLAEHCAGLADYRAAVEATGWDEIEDQSGLTRAEIERAADVYINAERVICTWAMGVTQHLHSVATIREIANFMLLRGNIGRPGAGLCPVRGHSNVQGDRTVGINEKPPEAFLDALAQHFGFAVPRKHGHNVLSAIGAMLDGSAQAFIGLGGNFARATPDSALVEKALRNLKLTVNIATKPNHSHLMPGEVSYILPCLGRTEMDLNSAGQSQLISVEDSMSMVHGSAGINRPASPHLLSEVAIIAGIAAATVGDSVIGWAALADDYDRVRDHIEATIPGFEDFNKRLRKPRGFLLRNTAAHREWETPAGKATFFSGTLPQETVHQRAKRGVGRFALQTFRSHDQYNTTVYGLDDRYRGVYGERQVIFIHPEDLKAMGAEAGERVDVIGDHDDGVERLAADFRFVPYDIPRGSIAGYYPELNVLVPLGSAGEESDTPTSKSVMVTFRKREAA
- a CDS encoding extracellular solute-binding protein encodes the protein MRMLVTAATSIVALLTFGQAHAEGVLNIYNWGEYTNPKLIQKFEETYKVKVTVTDFDSNDTALAKARQGGNQFDIVVPSSTFVKIWIDEGLLLESRPDQMENFKNMDPRWVNVAFDPSRRYTVPWQWGTTGVLVDTAVYSGDPNTSAIFLDPPPELVGKINVLPEMGDVLALAIYYEGGTACTDDLAILRKVRDRLAAARDKWVALDYPSTEKFVDGDYAAGVNWGGAAMRVRLVSSRYVYGYPKEGYPIWMDSVAVLKTAPNVENAKLFQNFIMDPENAALISAYARYANGIVGSEKYMPEEMRNAPEIVVPAEFIDNGHFSPACPQHVTDLYTKIWTEVLK